TTATACAGTGATCACGAAATCTTTTTACGTGAGCTAATTAGTAATGCAACCGATGCAACATTAAAATTAAAGCATTTAACAAGTATTGGCGAAGCTTCTGTTGAATACGGAAATCCACAAATTGAAGTTAAAATTGATAAAGATGGCAAGAAATTGCACATTATAGATCAAGGTTTAGGGATGACTGCGGATGAAGTTGAAAAGTATATTAACCAAGTGGCATTTTCAGGTGCAGAAGAGTTTTTAGATAAGTATAAAGACTCGGCTAAAGACTCTGGAATTATCGGTCATTTTGGTTTAGGTTTCTATTCGGCATTTATGGTTGCTGAAAAAGTAGAAATCATTACCAAATCTTACAAAGATGAACCAGCAGCACATTGGACTTGCGATGGCAGTCCAGAATTCACATTAGAAACAGCGGACAAAACAGCACGTGGAACCGAAATTATTTTGCATATCGCAGACGATTCTACCGAGTTTTTAGAAGAAGCACGTATTCGTGAATTATTATTAAAGTATAACAAGTTTATGCCTATTCCAATTAAATTTGGAACCAAGGAAGTAAACGATCCAGATTTTACACCAAAAACTACAACCGATAAGGATGGTAAGGAAACTACCGAGCCACATAAACAAATTACGGTTGATAATATTATAAACAACCCAAATCCAGCATGGACTAAATTGCCAACAGATTTGGAAGCGACGGATTATAATAACTTTTATCGCGAGTTATATCCAATGCAGTTTGAGGAGCCGTTATTTCACATTCATTTAAATGTGGATTACCCATTTAACTTAACGGGAATTTTGTATTTCCCAAAAATGACCAACGACCTCAACATTCAAAAAGATAAGATTCAATTGTACCAAAATCAGGTATATGTTACCGATAATGTGGAAGGCATTGTTCCCGAATTTTTAACCATGTTACGTGGTGTCATTGATTCGCCAGACATTCCATTAAACGTATCGCGTAGTTATTTGCAAGCGGATGGTGCTGTTAAGAAAATATCATCTTACATCACGCGTAAAGTCGCTGATAAATTGAAATCTCTTTTCAATAATAATCGTGAAGATTTTGAAAAGAAATGGGACGATATTAAGATTGTGATTGAATACGGAATGCTTTCAGAAGATAAATTTTTTGATAAAGCTGATGCGTTTGCATTGTACCCAACCGTAGACGGTAAATATTTTACATATGACGAATTATTCAACGCTATAAAAGCCAAGCAAACCGATAAAGATGGTAAGTTGGTTATTTTGTACGCATCCAATCAAGATGCACAACACAGTTATATTGAAGCGGCTAAAGCTAAAGGTTATGAGGTGTTGTTATTAGATTCGCCAATTGTATCGCATTTAATGCAGAAGCTAGAATCTAGCAAGGAGAATATAACCTTTGCTCGTGTGGATGCCGATCACGTGGATAATTTAATTAAAACCGATGATGCCAAGATTTCTAAATTATCAGACGACCAAAAAGGCGCGCTTGAGGATTTACTGAAAGAAGTAATTCCACAGGAGAAATTCTCGGTACAGTTAGAAGCCATGGATAGTGATGCGTCACCATTTATGATTACGCAACCCGAGTTTATGCGCCGTATGAAAGAAATGCAGCAGACAGGTGGCGGCGGTATGAACATGTTTGGTAATATGCCAGAAATGTACAATTTGGTAGTGAATACAAATTCCGCTTTAGTTGGCGAAATTTTAGAAACCAAAACCAAGAAAAAGCAAGAACGTTTAATTACACAGAGTTTGGATTTAGCGCGACTTTCACAAGGTTTACTGAAAGGTGAAGAGTTAACCAACTTTATTAAACGTAGCTACGAGATGATTAAATAAGACGATTATTGTTCTGTGTTTTAGAAAAACGCAGCTAACACTAACGCACTTATAAGATTAGTCAGCGAAGCTAAATGATAAAATAGATATTAGACCGCTTCGCTGTTAAATTATAGAATCAAAACAAAACCACTTCTTTACGGAAGTGGTTTTTTTCTGGGATAAAGTTACGTAGAACTACGTAGATGATTAGTTGTTTGAATTTGTTAGATTTGGTGTAGATATAATAGATATATATACCATTACGTATATTCATACGTTGCCCACAATTATGAAAAACCACCTCGAATGAACCAAAAATTTTTTGATAGTAAGGAATTCTCGGAAATTAAGATTTTTCAAATCAACAGGGATTTCTACGAATTAAAAAACATTGGAGGAGCGGAAAAAACGATAAATTTTATTGTAGATAAGCATCGTGAATTAGTTGACGACTTAAAATCAATCGGAGTAAAAATACCCAAAACCGATTTTGACGAAGTTGACTATTACTCTTATGTCTATAACGAAACCTTAAAAGATTCCTACTGGAAAAATTATCTACCTTCAACAATAGCTCAAAATCACAATTTTGATGTTTTAAAAATATCATTTGTTCTATTTGCTTCAATTAAAGGAGACATTTTCGCTATAGTTGGAGGTGGTGGAATAAGAGTGATTAAGAGGTTTATGAATAA
Above is a window of Bizionia sp. M204 DNA encoding:
- the htpG gene encoding molecular chaperone HtpG, whose product is MAKGNINVSVENIFPLIKKFLYSDHEIFLRELISNATDATLKLKHLTSIGEASVEYGNPQIEVKIDKDGKKLHIIDQGLGMTADEVEKYINQVAFSGAEEFLDKYKDSAKDSGIIGHFGLGFYSAFMVAEKVEIITKSYKDEPAAHWTCDGSPEFTLETADKTARGTEIILHIADDSTEFLEEARIRELLLKYNKFMPIPIKFGTKEVNDPDFTPKTTTDKDGKETTEPHKQITVDNIINNPNPAWTKLPTDLEATDYNNFYRELYPMQFEEPLFHIHLNVDYPFNLTGILYFPKMTNDLNIQKDKIQLYQNQVYVTDNVEGIVPEFLTMLRGVIDSPDIPLNVSRSYLQADGAVKKISSYITRKVADKLKSLFNNNREDFEKKWDDIKIVIEYGMLSEDKFFDKADAFALYPTVDGKYFTYDELFNAIKAKQTDKDGKLVILYASNQDAQHSYIEAAKAKGYEVLLLDSPIVSHLMQKLESSKENITFARVDADHVDNLIKTDDAKISKLSDDQKGALEDLLKEVIPQEKFSVQLEAMDSDASPFMITQPEFMRRMKEMQQTGGGGMNMFGNMPEMYNLVVNTNSALVGEILETKTKKKQERLITQSLDLARLSQGLLKGEELTNFIKRSYEMIK